In the genome of Sphingomonas sp. LR60, the window GGTCGGCACCTTGCCCGCGCCGACCAGCGCGGCGCGCAACGCCTGTGCCGAGGCGGCGGGGAGCGGGGCGACCGCGAGGATCAGCGGCGTGGCGATGGCGGCAATCACCGCCGACAGGAACAGGAAGGTGACGTAAAGCGCGATGGCGCGACCGGCGAGCCGCCCGGCGCGCGCTGCCTCCGCCGTCGAGGCGACGCCGGTGACGAGCAGCGACACCACCAGCGGCACGATCGTCATCTGCAACCCGTGCAGCCATGCCGCGCCGATCGGCTCCGCGATCGCGATCGTGCCCGGGACCGCAGCGCGCGCGAAGCTGGCGAGGGCGACGCCGCCCGCCAGCCCGATCAACAGCGACAGGAGAATGCGCGTAGCTTGCGACATGCGGTATCTTCGCCTTTTGCTCGTCCGCGATTATGGGACCTGTCTGGGCCAAGCGAACGGAAGACACGATGGCAAGAAAATATTTCGGCACCGACGGCATTCGCGGCCTGACCAACGCCGGCGCGATGACCGCGGAGATGGCGATGAAGGTCGGGATGGCGGCCGGTCGACACTTCCTGCGCGGGCAGCACCGCCACCGGGTGGTGATCGGCAAGGACACGCGCCTGTCGGGCTATATGCTGGAGAGCGCGTTGCAGGCCGGGTTCACGAGCGTCGGGATGGATGTGACGCTGGTGGGTCCGATGCCGACCCCGGCGGTGGCGATGCTGACCAAGTCGATGCGCGCCGACATGGGCGTGATGATCTCCGCCAGCCACAATCCGTTTTTCGACAACGGAATCAAGCTCTTCGGGCCGGATGGTTACAAACTGTCCGACGAGGACGAGCTGGCGATCGAGGCGGCGATTGACGGCGAGGTTGCGCTCGCCCCGGCGGGCGAGATCGGGCGCGCCAAGCGGATCGACGACGCGCGCGGTCGCTATATCCATTTTGCCAAATCGACGTTCCCCAATGACTTGCGGCTCGACGGGATGAAGGTGGTGGTCGATTGCGCGAACGGCGCCGCCTATCAGGTCGCACCGGAGGCGCTGTGGGAATTGGGCGCCGACGTCGTTCAGATCGGGGTCAATCCCAATGGCCTGAACATCAACGACAAGATCGGCTCAACCCACCCCGAAGCCTTGTCGGAGGCGGTGATCGCGCATGGCGCGGCGATCGGGATCGCGCTGGACGGCGATGCCGACCGGCTGATCGTGGTCGATGAAAAGGGCCGGGTGATCGACGGCGACCAGTTGATGGCGACGATCGCCGCGGGCTGGGCGCGGGCCGGGCGGCTGGCGGGCGGCGGGCTGGTCGCGACGGTGATGTCGAACCTCGGGCTGGAGCGACATCTGAAGGCGCAGGGCCTTGGGCTGATCCGCACCGCGGTCGGCGATCGGCACGTGCTGGAGGCGATGCGGCGGCGCGGCTACAATGTCGGCGGCGAGCAATCGGGGCATATCATCCTCAGCGATTATGCGACGACCGGCGACGGGTTGGTTGCGGCGTTGCAGGTGCTGGCGGAGATCTGCCGCGCGGGCGCACCGGCCAGCGAGGTGCTGCACCGTTTCGAGCCACTGCCGCAATTGCTGAAGAACGTGCGCTTCTCGGGCGGCAAGCCGCTGGAGACCGACGCGGTGAAGGCGGTGATCGCCGATGCCGAGGCGGAGCTGGCAGGGCGGGGGCGGCTGGTGATCCGTCCGTCGGGGACCGAGCCGGTGATCCGCGTGATGGCCGAGGGCGATGATCCGGCGCAGGTGGAGCGGGTGGTGGACCGCATCTGCGATGCGGTGCGCGCCGCGGTTTGAGGGTTGGGCGGTGGGCTCAATCGCCCGCCATTTTCACCCTCTCTCCCGTCACCCCGGCGAAGGCCAGGGTCCAGTTGCAGGAGGCTTTTGACGACGCGCAGCGCACCACCACTGCGACCTTCCCAACTGGGCCCCGGCCTTCGCCGGGGTGACGGGGAGGGTGGTACAGCCCCCGAATCAGGGAGCCCGTGTGATTACCGCTCGTTCAGATAGTAACGGTCGGTCGCATTGAGTGCGTTGTCCAATTCGTAGACGATCGGCTGGCCGGTCGGAATTTCCAGCCCGGTGATCTCGTCGTCCGAAATCCCCGACAGATGCTTGACCAGCGCGCGGAGCGAATTGCCGTGCGCGGAGATCAGCACGCGTTGTCCGTCCTTGAGCGCGGGAGCGATGCGGCCTTCCCAATAAGGCAGAACCCGCGCAATCGTGTCCTTGAGGCTCTCGGTTGCGGGAACGTCGATCCCGGCGTAGCGGCGGTCCGCGGAGAGGTCGAACTGGCTGCCCGGCTCGATCGGCGGCGGCGGGACGTCGAAGCTGCGGCGCCAGACGTGGACCTGCTCGTCGCCGTGCTTCGCCGCCGTCTCGGCCTTGTCGAGCCCGGTCAGCCCGCCATAGTGCCGCTCGTTGAGCCGCCAGTCCTTCTCGACCGGCAGCCAGAGCCGCCCCATCGCCTCCAGTGCGAGGTTGAGCGTCTTGATCGCGCGGGTCTGGAGCGAGGTGAAGGTCTGGTCGAAGTCCAGCCCCTTGGCCGCCATCAATTCGCCCGCGGCGCGCGCCTCGGCGGCGCCCTTCTCGGTGACGTCGACGTCCCACCAGCCGGTGAAGCGGTTTTCGAGGTTCCAGGCGGACTGGCCGTGGCGGATGAGGACGAGCGTCGGCAATCGGGTTCTCCCGTTAGAGGATCAGGGTCAGAAACTGGTTATGCGGGCTGGGGGCATAATCGGCGAAGGCATCGCAAGGGACGAAGCCGGCGCGGCGGTATAGCGCGAGCGCCGGTGCATAGGCCGCGGTGGTGCCGGTTTCGAGGTACAAGCGACGATAGCCGCGCCCATGAGCCGTCGCGACGATCGCCTCCAGCATCGCATGACCGACTCCGCGCCCGCGCCAGGCGTCGGCGGCGCGCATCGACTTCACTTCGCCGCTGTGCGCGTCGAGTTCGCGCAGTGCGCCCATGCCGATCGGCGTGTCACCGTCCCAGGCCGTCCAGAACGTGACGTCCGGGGTCGACAATCCCGCGGTGTCGAGCGCGAAGGAGAAGCCGGGCGGAGTGTTGTCGCGCTGATCGGCGACATGCGCGGCGAGCAACGGCGCGATCAGCGGATTGGCGGGAACGTCCTTCCTGATCTGCATCATGAGCCCCGCTGCTTGTCCGGCGAATGGCTCCGATCTAGCGAAAGGTACGACCGACACAACAGGAGAGCGCGCCCATGACGATCAGCCGTCGCACTATCGTCCATGACGGGCCGGGCGGTCCGTTCGAAGGCGTGTTCGCGTGGGACGATGCCGGGGCCGGGCCGCGGCCGGGCGTGCTGGTGATCCCGAACGTGCTCGGGCAGAAAGAAGCCGACACGCTCAAGGCCGAGGCGCTGGCGGCGCTCGGCTATACCGCCTTCGCCTGCGACCTGTTCGGCCAGGGCAAGCGCACGCAGCGCGGCGCGGGGGCGAGCCGCTATATGGACGAACTCAACGCCGATCGCGGGTTGCTGCGCGAGCGGTTGGGTGCGGCGCTGGGCGCGCTGACCACCCAGCCCGAGGTCGATGAAGCGAGCGTCGCGGCGATCGGCTTCTGCTTCGGGGGCAAATGCGTGCTCGACATGGCGCGGGCCGGGTTGCCGATCCGCGGCGGGGTCAGCTTCCACGGCGTCTATGACCGGCCCGACTGGCCGAGCGTCGATCCGATCACCGTTCCATTGTTGATCTGCCACGGGTGGGACGATCCGCTCGGGCCGCCGTCGGCGGTGGTCGAACTTGGCGAGGAGCTCACCGCCGCGCGCGCCGACTGGCAGATCCATGCCTATGGGCGCGCGGGCCATGCCTTCACCGATAGCGCAATGCCCGCCGGGCAGGCCGGGTTCGGTTACGACGCACGGGCCGATCGCCGCAGTTGGCGCGCCATGAGTCAATTTTTACAAGATTGCCTTTGAAAACAAATACATGATTGCCGCCCTTTCAGCGGCATTGTAGCGACCCTCCCCAGACAGCGCGCGTCGATCGATCGGCGCGCCGTTCCAGAAAACATAAAGCTCGGAGTCGCCGGGGGTATGGGGATCACCGTTTATGCACCGGCGCCTACGCCGAGTGACGAGGCCGCCCGCGAACGCGCGGTGCTGTCGTCCGGGGCGCTGGACGCGCGCAATGACAGCATATTGATCGAGCTGGTCGAACAGGCGCGGCAGCGGTTCGGCACCGGGATGGCGGCGGTGTCGATCCTCTCGCGCGACTGGCAGTATCTGATCGCCGCCGCCGGGGTCTCGTCGCGAACCTACAGCCGCCGCATGTCGCTCTGCGGTCATGCGATCATTACCCCGCAGGCGGTATTCTGCGTCGAGGATGCGCGTGCGGACGCACGCTTTGCCGACAATCCGGTGCTGATCGACGGCGGGCAGGTGCGTTTCTATGCCGGCGCACCGCTGGTCGATGCCGACCATCTGCCGATCGGGACGTTCTGCGTGTTCGACCGAACGCCGCGCGCCGATTTCGGCGCCTATGACCAGATGCACCTCAAGCAGCTTGCCGACGCGACGATCGCGCGGCTGGCGATGCGTCGCGCCGACCGGCCGGCGACCTGACCGTTCAGCCCGCCGCGGCGGCGCGGTGGTGGCGGATCACCTCGTCGATGATGAAGCGCAGGAACTTCTCCGAGAATTCGGGGTCCAGCTCGGCGTCCTCGCTCAACTGACGCAGCCGCGTGATCTGCGCCTCTTCGCGGCCGGGGTCGGCGGCGGGCAGCCCGGTATGCGCCTTGTGCGCGCCGACCGCCTGCGTGATCTTGAAGCGCTCCGCGAGCAGGCACACCAAAGCGGCGTCGATGTTGTCGATGCTCTTGCGATAGCCCTTCAGAACGTCGTCGGTCATCACGGCTTCCCCGTCAAAGCGATAATGGTCATGCAGCCCGCGCTTGCGTTGCGCGCGTGCCTCCCCTAAGGGCAGGAACAGATGAGCGCTACCTTGCACCGACTTCCCGGGCACACGCCCTCGCTCGATCCCATGATCGGGCTGGTTGCCGCCGACATGGATCACGTCAATGCCGTGATCGTAGAGCGGATGCGATCGGAAATTCCGTTGATCCCGGAATTGGCCGGTCATCTGATCGCGGGCGGCGGCAAACGGATGCGCCCGATGCTGACGCTCGCGGGGGCGCAGCTGGTCGGTTATGGCGGCGATCGCCATCACCTGCTCGCCGCGGCGGTGGAGTTCATCCATACGGCGACGCTGCTCCACGACGATGTCGTCGACGGATCGGACCTGCGCCGCGGCAAGCGTACCGCGAACATCATCTGGGGCAATCCGGCGAGCGTGCTGGTCGGCGACTTCCTGTTCTCGCGCTCCTTCGAGCTGATGGTGGCGGGCGGCAACATGCGCGCGCTGGAGATCCTGTCGAACGCCTCGGCGGTGATCGCGGAGGGCGAGGTCAATCAGTTGACCGCGGCGCGGCGCGTCGACCTGCCCGAGGAACGCTATCTCGACATCATCCACGCCAAGACGGCGGCGCTGTTCGCCGCGGCGTGCCGGATCGCGGCGGTGGTCGCCGAGCGCCCGGCGGCGGAGGAGCAGGCGCTCGACTCGTACGGCCGTAACCTCGGGATCGCGTTCCAGCTGGTCGACGATGCGATCGATTACACCAGCGACGCGGGCACGATGGGCAAGGATGCCGGCGACGATTTCCGCGAAGGCAAGATGACGCTGCCAGTGATCCTCGCTTATGCGCGGGGCGGCGACGAGGAGCGGGCGTTCTGGCGCGACGCGGTCGAGGGACGCCGGTCTAGCGATACCGATTTCGCGCAGGCGATCGATCTGGTCCGCCGCACGCGCGCGGTCGACGATACGCTGGCGCGAGCGCGGCATTATGGGCAGCGCGCGATCGAGTCGCTGGCGATCTTCGCCGACAGTCCGATCAAGGACGCGATGGTCGAGGCGGTCGAGTTCGCGGTGGCACGGGCGTATTGATGCTGCTGGTGGGCGTGTGGGCACGCCCTTCGACAGGCTCAGGGCGAACGGATAGGGTTCACCGATAGCGGTCGATCCGCCGTCATTGCTTGGACGTACGCTCAATGAAGTTTACCGGGTCGGGCACGCCCTTCGACAAGCTCAGGGCGAACGGGAGAGAGCCGGATTGTAACCCCCGTTCGTGCTGAGCTTGTCGAAGCACGTGTCGCGGACGGTCTTGGCCGTCGTCCCGAGTCACACCCGGAGCGACGGCCAGCGACTCAGTTCTCGTCGCCCATGCGAAGGGCAGCGATGAAGGCTTCCTGCGGGATGCTGACCGAGCCGTATTCGCGCATCTTCAGCTTGCCCTTCTTCTGCTTGTCCAGCAGCTTGCGCTTACGCGTGGCATCGCCGCCGTAGCATTTGGCGGTAACGTCCTTGCGCATCGCGCTGATCGTCTCGCGCGCGATCACCTTGCCGCCGATCGCCGCCTGGATCGGGATCTTGAACAGATGGCGCGGGATCAGTTCCTTGAGGCGCTCGCACATGCCGCGACCACGCGTCTCGGCGGTGCCGCGGTGGACGATCATGCTCAGCGCATCGACCGGTTCCTCGTTGACGAGGATGCTCATCTTGACGAGGTCGCCCTCGCGATAGCCGATCTGGTGATAGTCGAAGCTCGCATAGCCCTTCGACAGCGACTTGAGCCGATCGTAGAAGTCGAAGACGACCTCGTTGAGCGGCAGCTCATAGGTCGCCTGCGCGCGTCCGCCGACATAGGTCAGGTTCTTCTGGATACCGCGGCGATCCTGACACAGTTTGAGGATCGACCCGAGATATTCGTCGGGGACGTAGATCACCGCCTCGATCCACGGTTCGCTGATCGACTCGATCTTGTTGGGATCGGGCATGTCGGCGGGGTTGTGGAGGTCGATATGCCCGGCGCCGTGGCTCAACTCGATCTGGTAGACCACGCTCGGCGCGGTGGTGATGAGGTCTAGGTCGTATTCGCGGGTCAGTCGCTCCTGGATGATCTCCAGATGCAGCAGCCCGAGGAAGCCGCAGCGGAAGCCGAAGCCGAGCGCGGCCGAGGTTTCCATCTCGAAACTGAACGACGCGTCGTTGAGGCGCAGCCTCGAAATGCTCTCGCGAAGCTTCTCGAAGTCGTTGGCATCAACGGGAAAAAGTCCGCAAAAGACGACCGGCTGAACTTCCTTGAACCCCGGCAGCGCTTCGGTGGCGGGGCGCTTGGCGTCGGTCAGCGTGTCGCCGACCCGCGCCTGCGCGACGTCCTTGATCTGCGCAGTGATGAAGCCAATCTCACCGGGGCCGAGGTCGGGAAGCTGCTCGATCTTGGGCCGGAAGCAGCCGACGCGGTCGATCAGATGCGTGGTGCCGGCCTGCATGAACTTGATCTGCTGACCCTTCTTCAGCACGCCTTCCATGACGCGCACGAGGATCACGACACCGAGATACGGGTCGTACCAGCTGTCGACCAGCATCGCCTTGAGCGGGGCCTCGGCATCGCCCTTGGGCGCCGGGATCTTCTTGACGATCGCCTCGAGGATGTCGGGAATGCCGATCCCGGACTTGGCGCTGGCGAGGACCGCATCGGACGCGTCGATGCCGATCACGTCCTCGATCTCGGCGCGGACCTTCTCGGGCTCGGCGGCGGGCAGGTCGATCTTGTTGATGACCGGCACGATCTCATGGTCGTGCTCGATCGACTGGTAGACGTTGGCGAGCGTCTGCGCCTCGACGCCCTGCGCGGCATCGACGACCAGCAACGCGCCCTCGCATGCCGCCAGCGACCGCGACACTTCATAGGCGAAGTCGACGTGGCCGGGCGTGTCCATCAGGTTGAGCGTGTAGGTCTCACCGTCCTGCGCCTTATAGGCGAGGCGCACGGTCTGCGCCTTGATGGTGATCCCGCGCTCCTTCTCGATGTCCATATTGTCGAGCACCTGCTCGCTCATCTCGCGATCGGTGAGGCCGCCGGTCGCCTGGATCAGGCGGTCGGCGAGCGTCGACTTGCCATGATCGATGTGCGCGATGATTGAAAAATTGCGGATCGTGTTGAGCGGGGTAGTCATATCCCCGCGCGCCTAGCGCAGCCGTGACGCGAGCGATAGGGGGCGAGCGTTCCGAGGCCGCCGCGGAAGCCGCGGAAATGCGCCGCCGCCGGGGCCGCTCACATCGCGGCGCGGATCGCCGCCACCGCGTTGAGGTAACGCCGCGAGCCTTCGCCCTGGATCAGCACCCATGGTACGTTGCGACGCTCCAGCTCGCGCCGCGACAGGTCGAAGAAGCGTTCGCGTGCGCGCTGCGTGCCGAACATGCGGGTGCCGTCCTCTACCCACGGCAGGTCGATGT includes:
- the glmM gene encoding phosphoglucosamine mutase, yielding MARKYFGTDGIRGLTNAGAMTAEMAMKVGMAAGRHFLRGQHRHRVVIGKDTRLSGYMLESALQAGFTSVGMDVTLVGPMPTPAVAMLTKSMRADMGVMISASHNPFFDNGIKLFGPDGYKLSDEDELAIEAAIDGEVALAPAGEIGRAKRIDDARGRYIHFAKSTFPNDLRLDGMKVVVDCANGAAYQVAPEALWELGADVVQIGVNPNGLNINDKIGSTHPEALSEAVIAHGAAIGIALDGDADRLIVVDEKGRVIDGDQLMATIAAGWARAGRLAGGGLVATVMSNLGLERHLKAQGLGLIRTAVGDRHVLEAMRRRGYNVGGEQSGHIILSDYATTGDGLVAALQVLAEICRAGAPASEVLHRFEPLPQLLKNVRFSGGKPLETDAVKAVIADAEAELAGRGRLVIRPSGTEPVIRVMAEGDDPAQVERVVDRICDAVRAAV
- the gpmA gene encoding 2,3-diphosphoglycerate-dependent phosphoglycerate mutase, which produces MPTLVLIRHGQSAWNLENRFTGWWDVDVTEKGAAEARAAGELMAAKGLDFDQTFTSLQTRAIKTLNLALEAMGRLWLPVEKDWRLNERHYGGLTGLDKAETAAKHGDEQVHVWRRSFDVPPPPIEPGSQFDLSADRRYAGIDVPATESLKDTIARVLPYWEGRIAPALKDGQRVLISAHGNSLRALVKHLSGISDDEITGLEIPTGQPIVYELDNALNATDRYYLNER
- a CDS encoding GNAT family N-acetyltransferase — translated: MMQIRKDVPANPLIAPLLAAHVADQRDNTPPGFSFALDTAGLSTPDVTFWTAWDGDTPIGMGALRELDAHSGEVKSMRAADAWRGRGVGHAMLEAIVATAHGRGYRRLYLETGTTAAYAPALALYRRAGFVPCDAFADYAPSPHNQFLTLIL
- a CDS encoding dienelactone hydrolase family protein, giving the protein MTISRRTIVHDGPGGPFEGVFAWDDAGAGPRPGVLVIPNVLGQKEADTLKAEALAALGYTAFACDLFGQGKRTQRGAGASRYMDELNADRGLLRERLGAALGALTTQPEVDEASVAAIGFCFGGKCVLDMARAGLPIRGGVSFHGVYDRPDWPSVDPITVPLLICHGWDDPLGPPSAVVELGEELTAARADWQIHAYGRAGHAFTDSAMPAGQAGFGYDARADRRSWRAMSQFLQDCL
- a CDS encoding GAF domain-containing protein → MGITVYAPAPTPSDEAARERAVLSSGALDARNDSILIELVEQARQRFGTGMAAVSILSRDWQYLIAAAGVSSRTYSRRMSLCGHAIITPQAVFCVEDARADARFADNPVLIDGGQVRFYAGAPLVDADHLPIGTFCVFDRTPRADFGAYDQMHLKQLADATIARLAMRRADRPAT
- a CDS encoding chorismate mutase, with translation MTDDVLKGYRKSIDNIDAALVCLLAERFKITQAVGAHKAHTGLPAADPGREEAQITRLRQLSEDAELDPEFSEKFLRFIIDEVIRHHRAAAAG
- a CDS encoding polyprenyl synthetase family protein; amino-acid sequence: MSATLHRLPGHTPSLDPMIGLVAADMDHVNAVIVERMRSEIPLIPELAGHLIAGGGKRMRPMLTLAGAQLVGYGGDRHHLLAAAVEFIHTATLLHDDVVDGSDLRRGKRTANIIWGNPASVLVGDFLFSRSFELMVAGGNMRALEILSNASAVIAEGEVNQLTAARRVDLPEERYLDIIHAKTAALFAAACRIAAVVAERPAAEEQALDSYGRNLGIAFQLVDDAIDYTSDAGTMGKDAGDDFREGKMTLPVILAYARGGDEERAFWRDAVEGRRSSDTDFAQAIDLVRRTRAVDDTLARARHYGQRAIESLAIFADSPIKDAMVEAVEFAVARAY
- the lepA gene encoding translation elongation factor 4 translates to MTTPLNTIRNFSIIAHIDHGKSTLADRLIQATGGLTDREMSEQVLDNMDIEKERGITIKAQTVRLAYKAQDGETYTLNLMDTPGHVDFAYEVSRSLAACEGALLVVDAAQGVEAQTLANVYQSIEHDHEIVPVINKIDLPAAEPEKVRAEIEDVIGIDASDAVLASAKSGIGIPDILEAIVKKIPAPKGDAEAPLKAMLVDSWYDPYLGVVILVRVMEGVLKKGQQIKFMQAGTTHLIDRVGCFRPKIEQLPDLGPGEIGFITAQIKDVAQARVGDTLTDAKRPATEALPGFKEVQPVVFCGLFPVDANDFEKLRESISRLRLNDASFSFEMETSAALGFGFRCGFLGLLHLEIIQERLTREYDLDLITTAPSVVYQIELSHGAGHIDLHNPADMPDPNKIESISEPWIEAVIYVPDEYLGSILKLCQDRRGIQKNLTYVGGRAQATYELPLNEVVFDFYDRLKSLSKGYASFDYHQIGYREGDLVKMSILVNEEPVDALSMIVHRGTAETRGRGMCERLKELIPRHLFKIPIQAAIGGKVIARETISAMRKDVTAKCYGGDATRKRKLLDKQKKGKLKMREYGSVSIPQEAFIAALRMGDEN